In Tiliqua scincoides isolate rTilSci1 chromosome 1, rTilSci1.hap2, whole genome shotgun sequence, the following are encoded in one genomic region:
- the ZNF408 gene encoding zinc finger protein 408 isoform X2 codes for MEGSPGRSPALEARGGRSSSCCCPAWRLPRGLALGPSLAAESGLGVWCVGGALRPGARLLLAGPPRQEEPETAAALAALSSACCKGASTCSSLVSWRSLVKRSWEEDEANVSLVCFNGQLHIEVCCPIPAGTELLYWLAEPDASAASLEKRAPASESDAVVVAERVELQKPLAVAMTETTGVEVEALVQRGGAFFDGNSASLFAGHPNACKMLEQKAGARCVPVLDEKLATKQPLELKVDHKKKDENEALQCELMETKKQSEESQTLLGFPVVKHDEGQEDPVPYPQAEPQVNETLTEVESVGAPPQPPQCSAVRLSVRLAEKLQKKQVQRAQSCAEEVPSRCATSAPRESMEEQGKNPTWKEEPRSQVCGASQLKEADSVRRHRCEECGKAFLQLCHLKKHSFVHTDHKPFLCTECGKSYSSEESFKAHMLGHRGVRPFPCPQCHKTYGTKRDLQEHQVLHTGQRPFVCPDCGKSFARRPSLRIHRKTHQAKEPSPSPKPACKCVICGQHLANPGSLRNHMRLHTGERPYSCSYCPKSFRQQGNLRGHLRLHTGERPYRCHFCGDAFPQRPELRRHLIAHTGEAHLCTVCGKALRDPHTLRAHERLHTGERPFRCQLCPKSYPLATKLRRHQKVHHGDKPHRCSICGMGYALPQSLHRHQLEHKRSLDRDVSKPGTKGLQELPSSEQSEVLLVHPVDMTVPGNKAELHITSDGHYIATQQISTRHKDVIEIAYSDAEEECIIVQEQDSPNNMFIIQEGVGFSTVAEVVEVEVGT; via the exons atGGAGGGGAGCCCCGGCCGGA GTCCCGCCCTGGAGGCGCGCGGCGGCCGGTCCTCCTCCTGTTGCTGCCCGGCGTGGCGCCTCCCGCGGGGCCTGGCGCTGGGCCCCTCCCTGGCTGCGGAGAGCGGGCTGGGGGTCTGGTGCGTGGGCGGCGCCCTGCGGCCCGGGGCTCGGCTGCTCCTCGCTGGGCCACCGCGGCAAGAGGAGCCGGAGACGGCCGCTGCCTTGGCG GCATTATCATCAGCCTGCTGCAAAGGAGCTTCCACTTGCAGCAGTCTAGTCAGCTGGAGGAG CCTGGTGAAGAGAAGCTGGGAGGAAGATGAGGCAAATGTGTCATTAGTGTGCTTCAATGGGCAACTCCACATAGAGGTGTGCTGTCCCATTCCTGCTGGCACTGAATTGCTGTACTGGTTAGCAGAGCCTGATGCCAGTGCTGCCTCCCTGGAAAAGCGTGCACCAGCAAGTGAATCAGATGCAGTTGTTGTTGCAGAGCGGGTGGAACTACAGAAACCGCTGGCAGTTGCCATGACTGAGACCACTGGTGTTGAAGTAGAGGCTTTGGTGCAGCGAGGAGGTGCTTTCTTTGATGGAAATTCAGCCAGTCTTTTTGCAG GTCACCCCAATGCTTGCAAGATGTTGGAGCAGAAAGCTGGAGCCCGCTGTGTTCCAGTGCTGGATGAGAAGCTAGCAACCAAACAGCCCCTTGAACTGAAAGTTGACCAtaagaaaaaggatgaaaatgaaGCCCTGCAGTGTGAGTTGATGGAGACCAAGAAACAGAGTGAAGAAAGCCAGACCCTCCTGGGTTTTCCCGTAGTGAAGCATGATGAAGGCCAAGAGGATCCAGTGCCATATCCTCAGGCAGAGCCTCAGGTGAATGAGACCTTGACAGAGGTGGAATCAGTTGGAGCTCCTCCACAACCACCTCAGTGCAGTGCAGTTCGCCTCAGTGTTCGCTTGGCTGAGAAGCTGCAGAAGAAGCAAGTGCAGAGGGCCCAGTCTTGTGCTGAGGAAGTCCCCAGCAGATGTGCCACATCCGCGCCTAGGGAAAGCATGGAGGAACAGGGAAAGAATCCTACATGGAAGGAAGAGCCTCGTAGCCAGGTGTGTGGTGCTTCCCAGCTCAAGGAGGCAGACAGTGTGCGGCGGCACCGGTGTGAGGAGTGTGGTAAAGCCTTCTTGCAACTTTGCCACCTGAAAAAGCATAGCTTTGTACACACTGATCACAAACCTTTCCTGTGCACAGAGTGTGGCAAGAGCTACAGCTCTGAAGAGAGCTTCAAAGCACACATGCTGGGCCACAGAGGGGTGCGGCCTTTTCCCTGCCCCCAGTGCCACAAGACTTATGGCACCAAACGTGACCTACAAGAGCATCAAGTGCTGCATACAGGCCAGCGCCCTTTCGTCTGCCCTGACTGTGGAAAATCTTTCGCCCGCCGACCCTCCCTTCGTATCCATCGCAAAACACACCAGGCTAAGGAGCCGAGCCCTTCTCCCAAACCTGCCTGCAAGTGTGTGATATGTGGCCAACACCTGGCCAACCCTGGGTCACTGCGCAACCATATGCGACTGCACACAGGAGAGCGCCCTTACTCTTGTTCTTACTGTCCTAAATCTTTCCGCCAGCAGGGCAACCTGCGTGGCCATCTAAGGCTGCACACAGGAGAGCGCCCTTATCGGTGCCACTTTTGTGGAGATGCCTTTCCGCAGCGCCCTGAGCTGCGCCGCCACCTGATCGCCCACACAGGTGAGGCCCATCTGTGCACAGTATGCGGGAAGGCACTGCGTGACCCTCACACCCTACGGGCTCATGAGCGCCTGCACACAGGTGAGCGGCCTTTCCGCTGTCAGCTGTgtcccaaatcctatcccctagcCACAAAGCTTCGGCGCCACCAAAAAGTCCATCATGGCGACAAGCCCCACCGGTGCAGTATCTGTGGTATGGGCTATGCCCTTCCTCAGAGCTTGCATCGTCATCAACTTGAACACAAAAGAAGTTTAGATAGAGATGTATCTAAGCCTGGCACAAAAGGCCTCCAGGAGTTGCCCAGTTCAGAGCAGTCTGAAGTGCTTCTAGTGCACCCTGTGGACATGACAGTGCCAGGGAACAAAGCAGAACTTCACATCACCAGTGATGGACACTACATTGCTACACAGCAAATCTCCACCAGACACAAGGATGTCATTGAGATAGCTTATTCAGACGCTGAGGAAGAATGCATCATTGTACAGGAGCAGGACTCCCCCAATAACATGTTCATTatccaggaaggggtggggttcAGCACAGTGGCTGAGGTGGTTGAGGTAGAGGTGGGGACATGA
- the ZNF408 gene encoding zinc finger protein 408 isoform X1 — MEGSPGRSPALEARGGRSSSCCCPAWRLPRGLALGPSLAAESGLGVWCVGGALRPGARLLLAGPPRQEEPETAAALAVSGRQALSSACCKGASTCSSLVSWRSLVKRSWEEDEANVSLVCFNGQLHIEVCCPIPAGTELLYWLAEPDASAASLEKRAPASESDAVVVAERVELQKPLAVAMTETTGVEVEALVQRGGAFFDGNSASLFAGHPNACKMLEQKAGARCVPVLDEKLATKQPLELKVDHKKKDENEALQCELMETKKQSEESQTLLGFPVVKHDEGQEDPVPYPQAEPQVNETLTEVESVGAPPQPPQCSAVRLSVRLAEKLQKKQVQRAQSCAEEVPSRCATSAPRESMEEQGKNPTWKEEPRSQVCGASQLKEADSVRRHRCEECGKAFLQLCHLKKHSFVHTDHKPFLCTECGKSYSSEESFKAHMLGHRGVRPFPCPQCHKTYGTKRDLQEHQVLHTGQRPFVCPDCGKSFARRPSLRIHRKTHQAKEPSPSPKPACKCVICGQHLANPGSLRNHMRLHTGERPYSCSYCPKSFRQQGNLRGHLRLHTGERPYRCHFCGDAFPQRPELRRHLIAHTGEAHLCTVCGKALRDPHTLRAHERLHTGERPFRCQLCPKSYPLATKLRRHQKVHHGDKPHRCSICGMGYALPQSLHRHQLEHKRSLDRDVSKPGTKGLQELPSSEQSEVLLVHPVDMTVPGNKAELHITSDGHYIATQQISTRHKDVIEIAYSDAEEECIIVQEQDSPNNMFIIQEGVGFSTVAEVVEVEVGT; from the exons atGGAGGGGAGCCCCGGCCGGA GTCCCGCCCTGGAGGCGCGCGGCGGCCGGTCCTCCTCCTGTTGCTGCCCGGCGTGGCGCCTCCCGCGGGGCCTGGCGCTGGGCCCCTCCCTGGCTGCGGAGAGCGGGCTGGGGGTCTGGTGCGTGGGCGGCGCCCTGCGGCCCGGGGCTCGGCTGCTCCTCGCTGGGCCACCGCGGCAAGAGGAGCCGGAGACGGCCGCTGCCTTGGCGGTGAGCGGCAGGCAG GCATTATCATCAGCCTGCTGCAAAGGAGCTTCCACTTGCAGCAGTCTAGTCAGCTGGAGGAG CCTGGTGAAGAGAAGCTGGGAGGAAGATGAGGCAAATGTGTCATTAGTGTGCTTCAATGGGCAACTCCACATAGAGGTGTGCTGTCCCATTCCTGCTGGCACTGAATTGCTGTACTGGTTAGCAGAGCCTGATGCCAGTGCTGCCTCCCTGGAAAAGCGTGCACCAGCAAGTGAATCAGATGCAGTTGTTGTTGCAGAGCGGGTGGAACTACAGAAACCGCTGGCAGTTGCCATGACTGAGACCACTGGTGTTGAAGTAGAGGCTTTGGTGCAGCGAGGAGGTGCTTTCTTTGATGGAAATTCAGCCAGTCTTTTTGCAG GTCACCCCAATGCTTGCAAGATGTTGGAGCAGAAAGCTGGAGCCCGCTGTGTTCCAGTGCTGGATGAGAAGCTAGCAACCAAACAGCCCCTTGAACTGAAAGTTGACCAtaagaaaaaggatgaaaatgaaGCCCTGCAGTGTGAGTTGATGGAGACCAAGAAACAGAGTGAAGAAAGCCAGACCCTCCTGGGTTTTCCCGTAGTGAAGCATGATGAAGGCCAAGAGGATCCAGTGCCATATCCTCAGGCAGAGCCTCAGGTGAATGAGACCTTGACAGAGGTGGAATCAGTTGGAGCTCCTCCACAACCACCTCAGTGCAGTGCAGTTCGCCTCAGTGTTCGCTTGGCTGAGAAGCTGCAGAAGAAGCAAGTGCAGAGGGCCCAGTCTTGTGCTGAGGAAGTCCCCAGCAGATGTGCCACATCCGCGCCTAGGGAAAGCATGGAGGAACAGGGAAAGAATCCTACATGGAAGGAAGAGCCTCGTAGCCAGGTGTGTGGTGCTTCCCAGCTCAAGGAGGCAGACAGTGTGCGGCGGCACCGGTGTGAGGAGTGTGGTAAAGCCTTCTTGCAACTTTGCCACCTGAAAAAGCATAGCTTTGTACACACTGATCACAAACCTTTCCTGTGCACAGAGTGTGGCAAGAGCTACAGCTCTGAAGAGAGCTTCAAAGCACACATGCTGGGCCACAGAGGGGTGCGGCCTTTTCCCTGCCCCCAGTGCCACAAGACTTATGGCACCAAACGTGACCTACAAGAGCATCAAGTGCTGCATACAGGCCAGCGCCCTTTCGTCTGCCCTGACTGTGGAAAATCTTTCGCCCGCCGACCCTCCCTTCGTATCCATCGCAAAACACACCAGGCTAAGGAGCCGAGCCCTTCTCCCAAACCTGCCTGCAAGTGTGTGATATGTGGCCAACACCTGGCCAACCCTGGGTCACTGCGCAACCATATGCGACTGCACACAGGAGAGCGCCCTTACTCTTGTTCTTACTGTCCTAAATCTTTCCGCCAGCAGGGCAACCTGCGTGGCCATCTAAGGCTGCACACAGGAGAGCGCCCTTATCGGTGCCACTTTTGTGGAGATGCCTTTCCGCAGCGCCCTGAGCTGCGCCGCCACCTGATCGCCCACACAGGTGAGGCCCATCTGTGCACAGTATGCGGGAAGGCACTGCGTGACCCTCACACCCTACGGGCTCATGAGCGCCTGCACACAGGTGAGCGGCCTTTCCGCTGTCAGCTGTgtcccaaatcctatcccctagcCACAAAGCTTCGGCGCCACCAAAAAGTCCATCATGGCGACAAGCCCCACCGGTGCAGTATCTGTGGTATGGGCTATGCCCTTCCTCAGAGCTTGCATCGTCATCAACTTGAACACAAAAGAAGTTTAGATAGAGATGTATCTAAGCCTGGCACAAAAGGCCTCCAGGAGTTGCCCAGTTCAGAGCAGTCTGAAGTGCTTCTAGTGCACCCTGTGGACATGACAGTGCCAGGGAACAAAGCAGAACTTCACATCACCAGTGATGGACACTACATTGCTACACAGCAAATCTCCACCAGACACAAGGATGTCATTGAGATAGCTTATTCAGACGCTGAGGAAGAATGCATCATTGTACAGGAGCAGGACTCCCCCAATAACATGTTCATTatccaggaaggggtggggttcAGCACAGTGGCTGAGGTGGTTGAGGTAGAGGTGGGGACATGA
- the ZNF408 gene encoding zinc finger protein 408 isoform X3 codes for MDFSSRMENPSGLQPGSPRRTFRGVWEPLSWRGAPAGALSSACCKGASTCSSLVSWRSLVKRSWEEDEANVSLVCFNGQLHIEVCCPIPAGTELLYWLAEPDASAASLEKRAPASESDAVVVAERVELQKPLAVAMTETTGVEVEALVQRGGAFFDGNSASLFAGHPNACKMLEQKAGARCVPVLDEKLATKQPLELKVDHKKKDENEALQCELMETKKQSEESQTLLGFPVVKHDEGQEDPVPYPQAEPQVNETLTEVESVGAPPQPPQCSAVRLSVRLAEKLQKKQVQRAQSCAEEVPSRCATSAPRESMEEQGKNPTWKEEPRSQVCGASQLKEADSVRRHRCEECGKAFLQLCHLKKHSFVHTDHKPFLCTECGKSYSSEESFKAHMLGHRGVRPFPCPQCHKTYGTKRDLQEHQVLHTGQRPFVCPDCGKSFARRPSLRIHRKTHQAKEPSPSPKPACKCVICGQHLANPGSLRNHMRLHTGERPYSCSYCPKSFRQQGNLRGHLRLHTGERPYRCHFCGDAFPQRPELRRHLIAHTGEAHLCTVCGKALRDPHTLRAHERLHTGERPFRCQLCPKSYPLATKLRRHQKVHHGDKPHRCSICGMGYALPQSLHRHQLEHKRSLDRDVSKPGTKGLQELPSSEQSEVLLVHPVDMTVPGNKAELHITSDGHYIATQQISTRHKDVIEIAYSDAEEECIIVQEQDSPNNMFIIQEGVGFSTVAEVVEVEVGT; via the exons atggatttttcctccagaatggaAAACCCGTCCGGGCTGCAACCAGGGTCGCCGAGAAGAACGTTCCGCggtgtttgggaaccgctgtcatGGAGGGGAGCCCCGGCCGGA GCATTATCATCAGCCTGCTGCAAAGGAGCTTCCACTTGCAGCAGTCTAGTCAGCTGGAGGAG CCTGGTGAAGAGAAGCTGGGAGGAAGATGAGGCAAATGTGTCATTAGTGTGCTTCAATGGGCAACTCCACATAGAGGTGTGCTGTCCCATTCCTGCTGGCACTGAATTGCTGTACTGGTTAGCAGAGCCTGATGCCAGTGCTGCCTCCCTGGAAAAGCGTGCACCAGCAAGTGAATCAGATGCAGTTGTTGTTGCAGAGCGGGTGGAACTACAGAAACCGCTGGCAGTTGCCATGACTGAGACCACTGGTGTTGAAGTAGAGGCTTTGGTGCAGCGAGGAGGTGCTTTCTTTGATGGAAATTCAGCCAGTCTTTTTGCAG GTCACCCCAATGCTTGCAAGATGTTGGAGCAGAAAGCTGGAGCCCGCTGTGTTCCAGTGCTGGATGAGAAGCTAGCAACCAAACAGCCCCTTGAACTGAAAGTTGACCAtaagaaaaaggatgaaaatgaaGCCCTGCAGTGTGAGTTGATGGAGACCAAGAAACAGAGTGAAGAAAGCCAGACCCTCCTGGGTTTTCCCGTAGTGAAGCATGATGAAGGCCAAGAGGATCCAGTGCCATATCCTCAGGCAGAGCCTCAGGTGAATGAGACCTTGACAGAGGTGGAATCAGTTGGAGCTCCTCCACAACCACCTCAGTGCAGTGCAGTTCGCCTCAGTGTTCGCTTGGCTGAGAAGCTGCAGAAGAAGCAAGTGCAGAGGGCCCAGTCTTGTGCTGAGGAAGTCCCCAGCAGATGTGCCACATCCGCGCCTAGGGAAAGCATGGAGGAACAGGGAAAGAATCCTACATGGAAGGAAGAGCCTCGTAGCCAGGTGTGTGGTGCTTCCCAGCTCAAGGAGGCAGACAGTGTGCGGCGGCACCGGTGTGAGGAGTGTGGTAAAGCCTTCTTGCAACTTTGCCACCTGAAAAAGCATAGCTTTGTACACACTGATCACAAACCTTTCCTGTGCACAGAGTGTGGCAAGAGCTACAGCTCTGAAGAGAGCTTCAAAGCACACATGCTGGGCCACAGAGGGGTGCGGCCTTTTCCCTGCCCCCAGTGCCACAAGACTTATGGCACCAAACGTGACCTACAAGAGCATCAAGTGCTGCATACAGGCCAGCGCCCTTTCGTCTGCCCTGACTGTGGAAAATCTTTCGCCCGCCGACCCTCCCTTCGTATCCATCGCAAAACACACCAGGCTAAGGAGCCGAGCCCTTCTCCCAAACCTGCCTGCAAGTGTGTGATATGTGGCCAACACCTGGCCAACCCTGGGTCACTGCGCAACCATATGCGACTGCACACAGGAGAGCGCCCTTACTCTTGTTCTTACTGTCCTAAATCTTTCCGCCAGCAGGGCAACCTGCGTGGCCATCTAAGGCTGCACACAGGAGAGCGCCCTTATCGGTGCCACTTTTGTGGAGATGCCTTTCCGCAGCGCCCTGAGCTGCGCCGCCACCTGATCGCCCACACAGGTGAGGCCCATCTGTGCACAGTATGCGGGAAGGCACTGCGTGACCCTCACACCCTACGGGCTCATGAGCGCCTGCACACAGGTGAGCGGCCTTTCCGCTGTCAGCTGTgtcccaaatcctatcccctagcCACAAAGCTTCGGCGCCACCAAAAAGTCCATCATGGCGACAAGCCCCACCGGTGCAGTATCTGTGGTATGGGCTATGCCCTTCCTCAGAGCTTGCATCGTCATCAACTTGAACACAAAAGAAGTTTAGATAGAGATGTATCTAAGCCTGGCACAAAAGGCCTCCAGGAGTTGCCCAGTTCAGAGCAGTCTGAAGTGCTTCTAGTGCACCCTGTGGACATGACAGTGCCAGGGAACAAAGCAGAACTTCACATCACCAGTGATGGACACTACATTGCTACACAGCAAATCTCCACCAGACACAAGGATGTCATTGAGATAGCTTATTCAGACGCTGAGGAAGAATGCATCATTGTACAGGAGCAGGACTCCCCCAATAACATGTTCATTatccaggaaggggtggggttcAGCACAGTGGCTGAGGTGGTTGAGGTAGAGGTGGGGACATGA